The sequence ACTAAAATATTTTTCATAATTCTTTCCGCTATAATGTTAGTAGAATTCAATATGAATTATAAATTTCCCGAATGTAATGTCCAAAAAGTATCCCGATCTATATTTTCCCAAGATTAGATAAGCTAAAGTTCAGTAGTTAACATTAATGAAAAATTATTTGATCAGAATAAACTTTTTTGTTTGAATAAAATCTCCCGCCATTAATTGATAAAAATAAACTCCACTTAGTAGTGTCGAGGTTACCCCGACACTACGAGGAAATTCTATTTTATAAATTCCTGCTTGCTTTTCTTCATTAACAAGAGTTGCTACTTCATTTCCTAAAATATCAAAAACTTTTAATGTTACTTTACTCGTAATTCCTAATTCGTAATTAATAACTCACCTTACGCAAAGAGAAAGAAA comes from Ignavibacteriales bacterium and encodes:
- a CDS encoding T9SS type A sorting domain-containing protein codes for the protein MTSKVTLKVFDILGNEVATLVNEEKQAGIYKIEFPRSVGVTSTLLSGVYFYQLMAGDFIQTKKFILIK